In the Streptomyces sp. BHT-5-2 genome, one interval contains:
- a CDS encoding thiol-disulfide oxidoreductase DCC family protein, translating into MTVTVATADRGAPSAPVRRLTVLYDAHCPLCAFLRDWLARQRQLVPLDLVPAGTPEARQRLPELDHTATLEEITVVGDGGQVYRGAAAWVVCLWALHKYRPLAHKVATPSGLRFARGAVLAAAKYRETHRVSPPTEQPAYTSWDSRAAPAAHSAPPGCRSGCAVHD; encoded by the coding sequence ATGACAGTGACCGTCGCCACCGCCGACCGGGGCGCCCCGAGCGCCCCGGTCCGCCGGCTCACCGTGCTCTACGACGCGCACTGTCCGCTGTGCGCCTTCCTGCGTGACTGGCTCGCCCGGCAGCGGCAACTGGTGCCGCTGGACCTGGTGCCGGCCGGGACGCCGGAAGCCCGGCAGCGGCTTCCGGAACTCGACCACACCGCCACGCTGGAAGAGATCACCGTGGTCGGCGACGGCGGGCAGGTGTACCGGGGCGCCGCCGCCTGGGTCGTATGCCTGTGGGCGCTGCACAAGTACCGACCGCTCGCCCACAAGGTCGCAACCCCCTCCGGGCTCCGCTTCGCACGTGGCGCGGTCCTCGCCGCGGCGAAGTACCGCGAGACACACCGGGTCTCCCCGCCCACTGAACAGCCGGCGTACACCTCCTGGGACAGCCGGGCCGCCCCAGCGGCCCACTCCGCACCCCCGGGGTGCCGCAGCGGCTGCGCAGTGCACGATTAG